The following are encoded in a window of Ensifer adhaerens genomic DNA:
- a CDS encoding ABC transporter substrate-binding protein — protein MKALNEKVAKLDKSALPSVLHIDNVADQIQVIANGSQDLSLSGVTNPAADKTGEWWRTVDFEQLLVWNPDIIIIPAYATDLNPKDLFNNPVLASLKAVKEKRVYKQPIFASTPDAPEIFLTSEWLAAVAHGADFAPTFKKQILDNYKLIYGAELKDDQVAAILETESNAPASRYAELFQ, from the coding sequence TTGAAGGCCCTCAATGAAAAGGTTGCCAAGCTCGACAAGTCGGCGCTTCCGTCTGTCCTTCACATCGACAACGTCGCCGACCAGATCCAAGTCATCGCCAATGGCTCGCAGGATCTTTCCCTCAGCGGCGTCACCAACCCGGCGGCGGATAAAACCGGTGAATGGTGGCGAACCGTCGATTTTGAACAGTTGCTCGTCTGGAACCCGGACATCATCATCATTCCCGCCTATGCGACCGACCTCAACCCCAAGGATTTGTTCAACAACCCGGTCCTTGCCAGCCTGAAGGCCGTGAAGGAGAAGCGCGTATACAAGCAGCCGATCTTTGCCAGCACCCCCGATGCGCCGGAAATCTTCCTGACATCGGAATGGCTGGCGGCGGTCGCCCATGGGGCCGATTTTGCTCCCACCTTCAAGAAGCAGATCCTCGACAACTACAAGCTCATTTACGGCGCCGAACTGAAAGACGACCAGGTCGCTGCGATCCTTGAAACTGAAAGCAATGCGCCTGCGAGCAGATATGCCGAGCTCTTCCAGTAA
- a CDS encoding DUF2721 domain-containing protein, with protein MQTPAIVTDLASIVQTALAPVFLLAGTAGFVGVYEMRLGRVSDRLNAIQEKGERGGGRRTQLDYLRRRTLALEIAVALGTFAAICTGWAILNLLAGALQFGFREENLFWFFGGAILSLIGSLVAFLVEMLIAGRSMLRQIRMDETTPERD; from the coding sequence ATGCAAACACCAGCAATCGTCACGGATCTTGCCTCTATTGTCCAAACTGCTCTGGCGCCGGTATTTCTCCTCGCTGGTACGGCAGGTTTCGTCGGTGTCTACGAGATGCGTCTTGGCAGGGTTTCCGATCGGCTCAATGCGATACAGGAAAAAGGTGAGCGAGGGGGCGGGCGACGCACGCAGTTGGACTATCTGCGCCGCCGTACGCTTGCCCTGGAAATAGCTGTCGCACTCGGGACGTTTGCCGCGATCTGCACTGGATGGGCAATCCTCAATCTACTCGCCGGTGCGCTTCAGTTCGGGTTTCGTGAAGAAAATCTCTTCTGGTTCTTCGGCGGTGCGATCCTGTCGCTTATCGGATCGCTTGTCGCATTCCTTGTCGAGATGCTTATTGCTGGGCGCAGCATGTTGCGCCAGATACGGATGGACGAAACCACCCCGGAACGCGATTGA
- the aspT gene encoding aspartate-alanine antiporter — protein sequence MIDWFVSTLRTYPEIAIFLSLALGYYFGSFTYKGLGLGAVTATLIAAVIIGQLGITISPPLKATFFLMFLFAIGYGVGPQFVRGIAKDGLPQALFAAVVCVFCLGAPYIAAKIAGYDVGSALGLYAGSQTISASMGLGTDAINRLGLAPEETKRLLDAMPVAYAVTYIFGTIGSAIVLALIGPALMGIDLEAECKRYEAEQGGKKEAGGAGTAWHHYELRAYRVREGGPVVGKTAREAESMIPEQRIFIERIRRGGKIEDATADTVIQAGDVVAVAGRREVLVSVIGQTAEEVDDRELLAVPVEGVDVLVTTKEANGKTLAELAQWPTSRGVFLRRIARGATATEIPILPNTQVHRGDILTIVGRTQDTAAAAKALGVADRPSDIADVAFIGAAIAIGGLLGALVYKVGDVPFTLSTSGGALISGLFFGWLRSVRPKFGRIPTSTVWFMNSVGLNVFIAVVGISSGPGFVAGLQQLGFSLFLWGIFATTVPLVLAMYVGKYVFRFHPAILLGCCSGARTTTASLGMINDRAKSQIPGLGYTVTYAVGNTLLTIWGMVLVMMMT from the coding sequence ATGATCGACTGGTTCGTAAGCACGCTTCGCACATATCCTGAAATTGCAATCTTTCTCTCATTGGCGCTGGGATACTACTTCGGTTCATTCACCTACAAAGGCCTTGGCCTCGGTGCGGTGACTGCGACGCTGATCGCTGCCGTCATCATCGGTCAACTCGGGATCACCATTTCGCCGCCGCTCAAGGCCACGTTCTTTCTGATGTTCCTGTTTGCGATCGGCTACGGCGTCGGGCCGCAATTCGTTCGGGGCATCGCGAAGGATGGCCTCCCGCAAGCGTTGTTCGCGGCGGTTGTGTGTGTCTTTTGCCTGGGAGCGCCATATATCGCTGCCAAGATAGCCGGTTATGATGTGGGTTCCGCGCTGGGGCTCTATGCAGGCTCGCAGACCATCTCGGCGTCGATGGGATTGGGAACGGATGCCATCAATCGCCTTGGTTTGGCGCCGGAAGAAACCAAACGTCTTCTGGACGCCATGCCGGTCGCCTATGCCGTCACCTATATTTTCGGAACGATCGGATCGGCCATCGTGCTGGCGTTGATCGGTCCTGCGCTCATGGGTATCGACCTGGAGGCGGAATGCAAACGCTACGAGGCCGAGCAGGGTGGCAAGAAGGAAGCGGGGGGCGCTGGAACCGCTTGGCACCACTACGAGTTGCGCGCCTATCGGGTCCGCGAGGGCGGGCCGGTCGTCGGCAAGACGGCACGTGAAGCCGAATCGATGATCCCTGAGCAGCGGATTTTCATTGAACGTATTCGTCGCGGGGGAAAGATCGAGGATGCTACGGCAGACACGGTGATCCAGGCAGGCGACGTCGTTGCCGTGGCCGGGCGGCGCGAAGTGCTGGTAAGCGTGATCGGTCAAACGGCAGAGGAAGTCGACGACCGCGAGTTGCTGGCCGTGCCGGTCGAAGGGGTCGATGTTCTTGTCACAACCAAGGAGGCGAACGGCAAGACGCTGGCGGAACTGGCACAATGGCCAACGTCCCGTGGCGTGTTCCTGCGCCGGATCGCCCGTGGCGCTACGGCGACGGAAATTCCGATCCTTCCGAACACGCAAGTCCACCGCGGCGATATCCTGACGATCGTCGGGCGAACGCAGGACACCGCGGCTGCCGCCAAAGCCCTGGGTGTGGCCGACCGGCCGAGTGACATTGCCGATGTCGCCTTCATCGGCGCCGCAATTGCCATCGGTGGCTTGCTCGGTGCGCTCGTCTACAAGGTCGGCGATGTGCCGTTTACCCTGTCCACGTCTGGAGGCGCATTGATATCCGGGCTTTTCTTCGGCTGGCTCCGCTCCGTGCGGCCGAAATTCGGACGAATACCGACATCGACGGTCTGGTTCATGAACTCCGTCGGTCTCAACGTTTTCATCGCGGTGGTCGGTATTTCCTCGGGTCCAGGATTTGTAGCTGGCTTGCAGCAGCTTGGCTTCAGCCTGTTCCTTTGGGGCATATTCGCAACGACCGTCCCGCTCGTGCTGGCAATGTATGTCGGAAAATATGTGTTCCGGTTCCACCCTGCTATTCTGTTGGGATGCTGTTCCGGCGCGCGCACCACGACTGCCTCGCTCGGGATGATCAACGATCGCGCCAAGAGCCAGATACCAGGCCTCGGCTATACTGTGACCTATGCCGTCGGCAACACCCTGTTGACGATCTGGGGCATGGTGCTCGTGATGATGATGACCTAG
- a CDS encoding decarboxylase yields MPNKTAQVDQFLLIHSARADNWREITTLADAWAANRGARAALEAAISAVAPAEEYYAYPGRRLLSVLAERIATDDAGGAARLARRISNGLLSHSYRGRQSEWDVHDEMSGAEVTDIMPPGTGEARGRRPYFEVLFVNSQPATRWEAFAAEIRRLRRPEDGFIYEPVLVGSFEDAFCAAALNPDIIAIVLAEGFPYRSRHDAPVLRSVLDPLGETEGPDMSALRLARGLKRIRPELDVYLLSDRQVEKIAGDPTADAVRRVFYAVEEPLEMHLAILEGVQARYETPFFDNLKKYARRPIGTFHALPIARGKSVFKSDWIRDMGEFYGLNLFLAESSATTGGLDSLLEPTGTIKRSQELAARAFGADHVFFVTNGTSTSNKMAVQALLAPGDIAVVDRNCHKSHHYGMVLTGAQPYYVEAFPMTEYSMYGAVPLATIKRALLTLRAEGRLDRLKLLDLTNCTFDGHMYNVRRVMEECLAIKPDLIFLWDEAWSGFARFSPFLRPRTAMGAAADIESWLQDPASVSAYEKQRADLGDEPSDEALLAARLLPDPRLVRLRVYQTNSTHKSMSAIRQGSMLLVKDVDFHTVEAQFHEAVFTHASTSPNQQLIASLDVARRQMELDGYGLVMNAIEIALKIRRAINEHPLISKYFRVLGADEMIPAQYRQSGFKDYLAPGATWATAVKAMNEDEFYLDPTRMTLVCGTAGFDGTQFKGLLANEYDIQLNKTSRNSVLLQSNINNTRSDIAHLVRVLVEICRGIEKRLADGGEGERAAFAARVKSLMTDVPDLPNFSHFHALYRGDAGRTSPEGDMRAAFFHAYDASVCEYVPLIGAECDKRLKEGPEMVSANFVIPYPPGFPIMVPGQVLTQETIDFMRKLDVKEIHGYEKARGLKLVKPDAVAAKAKRSAKAR; encoded by the coding sequence ATGCCGAACAAGACCGCACAAGTAGATCAGTTTCTGCTCATCCATTCGGCACGCGCCGACAATTGGCGTGAGATCACGACGCTGGCAGACGCCTGGGCCGCCAATCGCGGCGCGCGGGCTGCCCTGGAAGCGGCGATTTCTGCTGTGGCACCGGCGGAGGAATACTACGCCTATCCGGGCAGACGGCTGCTTTCGGTTCTGGCAGAGCGTATTGCCACCGACGATGCCGGTGGAGCGGCAAGGCTTGCACGACGCATCTCCAATGGGCTGCTCAGCCATTCCTATCGCGGCCGCCAAAGTGAATGGGACGTGCATGACGAAATGTCAGGAGCCGAAGTGACCGATATCATGCCGCCGGGAACCGGAGAGGCTCGCGGGCGCCGGCCCTATTTCGAAGTTCTGTTCGTCAACAGTCAGCCGGCCACGCGTTGGGAGGCATTCGCCGCAGAGATTAGGAGGCTGCGCCGGCCAGAGGACGGTTTCATTTACGAGCCGGTGCTGGTCGGGTCCTTCGAGGATGCGTTCTGCGCGGCCGCCCTGAACCCCGATATTATCGCTATCGTGCTCGCTGAAGGTTTTCCTTACCGCTCACGGCACGACGCGCCTGTGCTTCGATCGGTGCTTGATCCGCTGGGAGAAACCGAGGGACCAGACATGTCGGCGCTTCGCCTGGCGCGCGGCTTGAAGCGCATCCGGCCCGAACTCGACGTCTATCTGCTTTCCGACCGGCAAGTCGAAAAGATCGCCGGAGATCCGACGGCGGATGCGGTGCGGCGCGTGTTTTACGCGGTGGAGGAGCCGCTGGAGATGCATCTCGCGATCCTCGAAGGGGTGCAGGCACGCTATGAAACGCCCTTCTTCGACAATCTTAAGAAATATGCGCGACGGCCCATCGGTACATTTCATGCGCTCCCCATCGCGCGCGGCAAATCCGTCTTCAAGTCTGACTGGATCCGCGACATGGGCGAATTCTATGGGCTCAATCTGTTCCTTGCGGAAAGCAGTGCGACGACGGGTGGTCTCGATAGCCTTTTGGAGCCCACAGGTACGATCAAACGCTCTCAGGAGCTGGCGGCACGTGCCTTTGGCGCTGACCACGTCTTCTTTGTGACGAACGGCACCTCCACCTCCAACAAGATGGCCGTGCAGGCCCTTCTGGCGCCCGGCGACATTGCGGTAGTCGATCGCAACTGCCACAAGTCGCATCACTACGGCATGGTGCTGACCGGCGCGCAGCCCTACTATGTCGAAGCGTTCCCGATGACCGAGTACTCGATGTACGGCGCCGTGCCGCTTGCGACGATCAAGCGAGCGCTTTTGACGTTAAGGGCGGAAGGGCGTCTGGACCGGCTGAAACTGCTCGACCTCACCAACTGCACCTTCGACGGGCACATGTATAACGTCAGGCGCGTGATGGAGGAGTGTCTCGCCATCAAGCCGGACCTCATCTTCCTCTGGGATGAAGCGTGGTCCGGATTTGCCCGATTTTCACCCTTCCTGCGGCCACGCACGGCCATGGGGGCAGCAGCGGATATCGAAAGCTGGTTGCAGGATCCGGCGTCGGTCAGTGCCTACGAAAAGCAGCGTGCGGACCTTGGCGATGAGCCGTCCGACGAAGCGCTGCTCGCCGCACGCCTACTTCCCGATCCGCGTCTTGTTCGCCTTCGGGTCTATCAGACCAATTCGACGCACAAATCGATGTCAGCGATCCGGCAAGGCTCAATGTTGCTCGTCAAGGATGTCGATTTTCATACCGTCGAAGCCCAGTTCCACGAGGCGGTGTTCACCCATGCCTCGACAAGTCCGAACCAGCAGCTGATCGCCAGTCTCGACGTTGCACGCCGGCAGATGGAGCTCGATGGGTATGGGTTGGTGATGAACGCGATCGAGATCGCTCTCAAGATCCGTCGGGCGATCAACGAACATCCGCTGATTTCGAAGTATTTCCGCGTTCTCGGTGCGGATGAGATGATCCCTGCGCAGTATCGCCAGTCAGGGTTCAAGGACTACCTGGCACCGGGTGCGACCTGGGCCACGGCGGTGAAAGCCATGAACGAAGACGAATTCTACCTCGATCCCACGCGTATGACGCTGGTATGTGGAACGGCTGGCTTTGACGGAACCCAATTCAAGGGGCTGCTGGCCAACGAGTACGATATCCAGCTGAACAAGACGTCGCGAAACAGCGTGCTTTTGCAGTCCAACATCAACAATACCCGCAGTGATATCGCGCATCTCGTTCGCGTCCTGGTCGAGATCTGCCGTGGTATCGAAAAACGGCTTGCCGATGGCGGCGAGGGCGAGCGGGCTGCCTTCGCTGCACGGGTAAAGTCGCTGATGACGGATGTGCCGGACCTTCCAAATTTCAGTCACTTCCACGCGTTGTATCGCGGTGACGCGGGACGCACGTCGCCCGAAGGCGACATGCGAGCCGCCTTCTTCCACGCCTATGATGCTTCGGTCTGCGAATACGTACCGCTGATCGGAGCCGAGTGCGACAAGCGGCTGAAGGAAGGTCCGGAAATGGTCTCGGCCAACTTCGTCATCCCCTATCCCCCGGGGTTCCCTATCATGGTGCCGGGTCAGGTCCTGACGCAGGAGACGATCGACTTCATGCGGAAGCTGGATGTGAAGGAGATCCATGGCTACGAGAAGGCAAGGGGTCTGAAGCTGGTCAAACCTGATGCAGTTGCGGCCAAGGCGAAACGATCGGCGAAAGCACGGTAG
- the aspT gene encoding aspartate-alanine antiporter produces MIWIEQFLVKYPELAVFLAISIGYLIGGLKFGGFSLGPVTGSLFAGILIGQFADVPIAGMAKSLLFLLFLFGIGYSVGPQFLQALKRDGMKPVLLAVVVCVTGLGTAVVVAKILGLDPGFGAGLLSGALTESPAMGTATEAINALPLPEADRARFVAHIAVADAVCYVFGAVGVILFCSVVGPKLLGIDLVAEALKLEKEYGITRKATGVASAWHRFEIRAYRIAEGAPIAGRSVVDAEATFPEHRLFIQRLRRGGLILEAAPELVIEPGDIVAVSGTREVLVTVLGQRSEEVEDRELLDVPISVTDVLLTSPELNGRSIADVATEGWTRSLYLRTISRGGQDIPLAPGITMQRGDILRLVGPEPVVVSAAKRIGVVVAPATATDFLVLGLAIFLGGLVGVLVTFPIGDMRISLSTSVGTLLAGLVVGHLRTRFPLFGRIPDAAVSLMTALGLAAFVAMTGLHAGPVFGPAIAEAGVGLLVGGIIVTMVPLIVGLYFGRYVLGMNPILLLGGLAGAQTMTAGMAAVQDRSGSSVAVLGYTPAVPIGHILLTTWGTVIVGIIAG; encoded by the coding sequence ATGATTTGGATCGAGCAATTCCTGGTCAAGTATCCTGAGCTTGCCGTATTCCTTGCAATCAGCATCGGGTACCTGATCGGAGGCCTCAAGTTCGGAGGTTTCAGTCTGGGTCCGGTCACCGGCTCGTTGTTCGCCGGTATCCTCATCGGTCAGTTCGCCGATGTTCCGATTGCCGGGATGGCGAAGTCGCTGCTTTTTCTCCTGTTTCTTTTCGGTATCGGCTACTCAGTCGGGCCGCAGTTCTTGCAGGCCTTGAAACGGGACGGCATGAAGCCTGTCCTGCTTGCGGTGGTCGTCTGTGTGACCGGGCTGGGCACAGCCGTCGTGGTCGCGAAAATCCTTGGCTTGGACCCTGGTTTTGGAGCCGGGCTTTTGTCGGGCGCGCTCACTGAGAGTCCGGCAATGGGCACTGCCACCGAAGCGATCAACGCCTTGCCGCTGCCCGAGGCGGATCGCGCACGGTTTGTCGCCCACATCGCCGTGGCCGACGCTGTTTGCTACGTTTTCGGCGCTGTTGGCGTCATCCTGTTTTGCAGCGTTGTCGGTCCAAAATTGCTTGGCATCGACCTCGTCGCCGAGGCGCTAAAACTTGAGAAAGAATACGGGATAACCCGAAAGGCCACCGGGGTCGCGTCCGCCTGGCACAGGTTCGAAATTCGCGCCTACCGGATAGCGGAGGGCGCGCCGATCGCCGGTCGATCGGTCGTTGATGCCGAGGCAACATTTCCGGAGCATCGACTATTCATTCAACGCCTGCGACGCGGGGGCTTAATCCTTGAGGCCGCTCCCGAGCTTGTGATTGAACCTGGCGATATCGTTGCGGTGTCCGGAACACGAGAGGTGCTGGTCACCGTCCTTGGTCAGCGCTCCGAGGAAGTCGAGGATCGTGAGCTGTTGGACGTGCCGATATCGGTGACCGACGTGTTGCTGACGAGCCCTGAACTTAATGGCCGAAGCATTGCGGATGTGGCGACAGAAGGCTGGACAAGAAGCCTCTATCTGCGAACGATCAGTCGTGGCGGCCAGGACATTCCTCTTGCGCCAGGGATCACAATGCAGCGCGGGGATATCCTTCGCCTCGTCGGCCCGGAACCGGTCGTGGTGAGCGCCGCCAAGCGCATTGGTGTCGTGGTCGCGCCGGCCACTGCAACGGACTTCCTGGTCCTCGGCCTTGCGATCTTCCTGGGCGGACTTGTCGGCGTTCTCGTCACGTTTCCCATCGGAGACATGAGGATTTCGCTGAGCACCAGTGTGGGCACACTCCTCGCCGGATTGGTGGTGGGGCACCTGCGCACGCGCTTTCCACTTTTTGGTCGCATACCGGATGCTGCGGTGTCACTCATGACCGCGCTTGGTCTTGCCGCCTTCGTCGCGATGACTGGCCTTCATGCAGGTCCGGTATTTGGCCCCGCTATCGCGGAAGCGGGTGTCGGGCTCCTGGTCGGCGGCATCATCGTCACAATGGTTCCATTGATCGTAGGCCTTTACTTTGGACGCTACGTGCTTGGCATGAACCCCATACTGTTGTTGGGTGGACTAGCCGGCGCGCAGACCATGACGGCCGGCATGGCCGCCGTCCAGGACAGGTCGGGGAGCTCGGTAGCAGTCCTTGGTTACACGCCTGCAGTGCCTATCGGCCATATACTGCTCACCACATGGGGGACGGTGATCGTGGGTATCATCGCCGGATAA
- a CDS encoding porin, translated as MRHVLHVVSPALFSVALGVAAPASAQEPAKPAQASKEAEHWIPKLRLGDDNAYFEFYGQINKGLLSYDDGGQTDNYFPADNGNSSSRAGFRIYSLMENDWSFGANLEWEWNPYSTTNVNQLNEDHFDWGTDLLRKAEIYLNSKDYGKFWFGQGSMASDTTAEVDLSGTDVVGYSLVSDMAGGPFFRNSDGTLSTVRVKDAFTNYDGLSRKLRVRYDTPAFGGFSFATSVGTQVVPEETDVTVWDAAVRYNETYDAFKVAAALAVSRPGDGNSIYDASVSVLHLDTGLSLTLAAGYSDKETVDGRYGYVKIGYQADIFDVGKTAFSVDAYFGKDIAGRGSKSDSFGAQIVQNLDYLQTELYLGARTYSLDQETADLQDSFAVLGGARIKF; from the coding sequence ATGCGGCATGTATTACACGTAGTCTCACCCGCACTTTTCAGCGTGGCACTGGGGGTTGCGGCACCTGCTTCGGCCCAGGAGCCAGCAAAGCCGGCGCAGGCCAGCAAGGAAGCCGAGCATTGGATACCGAAGCTGCGGCTCGGCGACGACAATGCTTATTTCGAATTCTACGGTCAGATCAACAAGGGCCTGCTGAGCTACGATGACGGCGGGCAAACGGATAACTATTTTCCGGCCGACAATGGGAACTCGTCGTCACGCGCGGGCTTTCGCATCTACAGCCTCATGGAAAACGACTGGTCTTTCGGGGCCAATCTCGAATGGGAGTGGAACCCTTACTCGACAACCAATGTGAACCAGTTGAACGAGGATCACTTCGACTGGGGGACCGATCTGCTGCGCAAGGCGGAAATCTATCTAAATTCGAAGGACTACGGCAAATTCTGGTTCGGCCAGGGCAGCATGGCGTCGGATACGACCGCCGAGGTGGATTTGTCCGGCACGGACGTTGTTGGTTACTCGCTGGTGTCGGATATGGCCGGCGGACCGTTTTTCCGAAACTCCGACGGTACGCTGTCGACGGTCCGCGTAAAGGACGCGTTCACCAACTATGACGGCCTTAGCCGCAAGCTGCGCGTCCGCTACGACACCCCGGCCTTTGGCGGCTTCAGCTTTGCGACGTCGGTCGGAACACAAGTCGTTCCGGAGGAAACCGACGTCACCGTCTGGGACGCGGCGGTTCGATACAATGAGACCTACGACGCTTTCAAGGTCGCAGCTGCACTTGCCGTTTCAAGGCCCGGCGATGGCAACTCGATATACGATGCGTCCGTTTCGGTCCTGCATCTCGATACCGGGCTCAGCCTCACCCTTGCAGCGGGCTACTCGGACAAGGAGACGGTTGATGGACGCTACGGCTACGTAAAGATCGGCTATCAGGCGGATATCTTCGATGTCGGCAAAACCGCGTTTTCGGTCGACGCCTATTTTGGCAAGGACATCGCGGGCAGGGGCAGCAAGAGCGATTCCTTCGGCGCGCAGATTGTCCAGAACCTCGACTATCTACAGACGGAACTCTACCTTGGAGCCCGGACCTATTCGCTCGACCAGGAGACCGCCGATCTTCAAGATAGCTTCGCTGTGTTGGGTGGCGCCAGAATAAAGTTTTAA
- a CDS encoding adenylate/guanylate cyclase domain-containing protein, whose amino-acid sequence MSILGERRLAAIFVADIVSYSRLVELDEASTLVAVTDLRRRLFEPLLAQHHGRLFKLTGDGLIAEFGSVVEAVACAAAVQKQLPDWQARIPAERRIVLRIGINLGDVLVDDQDLLGDGVNVAARLEQCCPPGGLLISGTVYDQLSGKLDCRFEFAGEQRLKNISRPVRTYSLVFDNVLEGAKVAWASSDRPTVAVLPFENMNGDPEQVYFSDGISEDIITELSRFRELMVIARNSSFSFRGKMWTLAR is encoded by the coding sequence ATGAGCATCCTCGGAGAACGCAGACTGGCGGCAATCTTCGTTGCCGATATTGTCAGCTATTCACGTCTCGTCGAATTGGACGAGGCGTCAACTCTCGTGGCAGTCACGGACCTGCGCCGGAGACTGTTCGAGCCTCTCTTGGCGCAGCATCATGGGCGTCTCTTCAAGCTGACGGGCGATGGCCTGATCGCCGAATTCGGTTCCGTCGTCGAGGCTGTAGCCTGCGCCGCTGCGGTTCAAAAGCAATTGCCTGATTGGCAGGCGCGAATACCGGCTGAGCGCCGGATTGTCTTGCGTATCGGCATCAATCTTGGCGACGTACTGGTGGATGATCAGGACCTTTTGGGAGACGGTGTCAACGTGGCGGCCCGATTGGAACAGTGTTGCCCGCCAGGCGGTCTCCTTATCTCCGGGACAGTCTACGACCAGCTCTCTGGGAAACTCGACTGTCGGTTCGAGTTCGCGGGCGAGCAGCGTCTGAAGAATATTTCACGGCCGGTGCGGACTTACAGCTTGGTATTCGACAACGTCCTTGAGGGTGCGAAAGTCGCCTGGGCGTCGAGCGATAGACCTACGGTGGCGGTCTTGCCGTTCGAAAACATGAACGGCGATCCCGAACAGGTCTATTTCAGCGACGGTATCAGCGAAGACATAATTACGGAGCTGTCGCGCTTTCGCGAGCTCATGGTCATCGCGCGAAACTCTTCCTTCTCGTTTCGGGGGAAAATGTGGACGCTCGCGAGATAG
- a CDS encoding DUF982 domain-containing protein produces MQTIIWDNPVRIGVNGERCIHGPQDALQYLSELPQGGWFYERARNRCHGALERGEALDLSRKAFIGAAIEGSFPILDDDVPAIREP; encoded by the coding sequence ATGCAAACCATCATTTGGGATAATCCTGTCAGGATTGGCGTGAATGGCGAGCGGTGTATCCACGGACCACAGGATGCCCTGCAATATCTGAGTGAGTTGCCCCAGGGCGGATGGTTCTATGAACGCGCAAGGAATCGCTGCCATGGCGCATTAGAGCGCGGCGAAGCGCTGGATCTGTCACGGAAAGCCTTCATTGGCGCAGCGATTGAAGGTTCATTCCCGATCCTCGATGACGACGTTCCTGCTATTCGGGAACCCTGA